In the genome of Treponema sp. J25, one region contains:
- a CDS encoding thermonuclease family protein, which yields MKKTGPAIGVLLVVLSISYLYAKSPSSQRQDLYRVNKENISFSSQVVLSRCLPAFVEEVVDGDTIKVRLSGSIPRSLKARETIRLLGIDAPETESSPRPVGFFGEEAKKYARRLLLQQRVFLAFDWDLRDRYGRLLAYVYLPDGRCVNKLLIEEGYAYAYTRYPFQFLEEFRQAQNIARSQKRGLWASASPKN from the coding sequence ATGAAAAAAACAGGTCCAGCCATTGGGGTTCTCCTCGTAGTACTTTCTATTTCCTATCTTTACGCTAAGAGCCCCTCATCCCAGCGGCAAGACCTGTATCGGGTGAATAAAGAGAACATAAGCTTTTCTTCCCAGGTGGTTTTAAGCCGCTGCCTGCCGGCCTTTGTGGAAGAAGTAGTTGATGGAGATACCATCAAGGTACGGCTTAGCGGTTCCATTCCCCGTTCCCTGAAGGCTCGAGAAACCATCCGGCTTCTGGGGATTGATGCGCCCGAAACAGAAAGCTCCCCCCGGCCGGTGGGTTTCTTTGGGGAAGAAGCAAAAAAATATGCTCGTCGCCTGTTATTACAGCAGCGGGTGTTTCTTGCCTTTGACTGGGATTTGCGGGATCGGTATGGCCGATTGCTGGCCTATGTGTACCTTCCTGACGGACGCTGTGTGAACAAACTGCTTATCGAAGAAGGATACGCCTATGCCTATACCCGCTATCCCTTTCAATTCTTAGAGGAATTTCGGCAGGCCCAAAATATTGCCCGATCTCAAAAACGGGGACTCTGGGCCAGCGCTTCCCCGAAAAATTAA
- a CDS encoding ABC-F family ATP-binding cassette domain-containing protein: MITITDLRVAFGERVLFKEVNLKFTPGNCYGIIGANGAGKSTFLKVLSGEIEADRGEISITPGERIAVLQQDHFAFESYSVMDTVLMGYPRLYAVAKEREALYSKEHLTDEEGLRAGELEAEFAELGGWEAEAQASQLLSGLGLEEEAQGKMMSELDEAQKVRVLLAQALFGNPDILLLDEPTNGLDLESIEWLEEFLIEFPNTVIVVSHDRHFLNTVCTHICDIDYGRITMYAGNYDFWYKMSQILQRQAREQQKKNEEKARELKEFIQRFASNASKSRQATSRKKVLEKLELDSIPVTTRKFPYVAFKPNREIGNNVLRIEKLNYTAPDGTVLLKNFSLTVHREDKIAFVGLQHQAKTALFDILAGELVPQSGDIAWGQTVSFSYFPREHGRYFDTDLSITDWLKQFSPDQDETYVRSFLGRMLFSGDEALKPVRVLSGGEKVRCLLARMMLSGANVLILDEPTNHLDLEAITSLNEGLVDFQGVLLFNTHDHEFITSIANRIIELLPDGTYIDRMMNFEDYLKDEQVKELRAAAYHHRERLQI, from the coding sequence GTGATTACCATAACAGATTTACGGGTTGCCTTTGGGGAACGGGTCCTCTTTAAAGAAGTAAATTTAAAATTTACCCCCGGCAACTGCTATGGCATCATTGGGGCCAATGGGGCGGGAAAATCTACCTTTCTGAAGGTTCTCTCGGGAGAAATCGAAGCCGACAGGGGAGAAATATCCATAACTCCGGGCGAGCGGATTGCCGTGCTCCAGCAGGACCACTTTGCCTTTGAATCCTATTCGGTGATGGACACGGTTCTCATGGGCTATCCCCGCTTATATGCGGTGGCTAAAGAACGGGAAGCTCTCTATTCCAAAGAACACCTCACCGACGAAGAGGGCCTTAGGGCGGGGGAACTGGAAGCGGAATTTGCAGAACTGGGGGGTTGGGAAGCGGAAGCCCAGGCAAGTCAGCTTCTTTCCGGCCTGGGCCTTGAAGAAGAGGCCCAGGGCAAGATGATGAGCGAACTTGACGAAGCCCAAAAGGTACGGGTCCTCCTGGCGCAGGCCCTCTTTGGGAATCCCGATATCCTTCTCCTGGATGAGCCCACCAACGGTCTAGATCTTGAATCCATCGAGTGGCTCGAAGAATTTCTGATCGAATTTCCCAACACTGTGATTGTGGTTTCCCACGATCGTCACTTTCTTAATACAGTCTGTACCCATATCTGCGATATTGATTATGGGCGGATTACCATGTATGCGGGGAACTACGATTTCTGGTATAAGATGAGCCAGATTCTCCAGCGACAAGCCCGGGAGCAGCAGAAAAAGAACGAAGAAAAGGCCCGGGAACTTAAAGAGTTCATCCAACGCTTTGCAAGCAATGCCTCGAAAAGCCGTCAGGCCACAAGTCGTAAAAAGGTCCTTGAAAAGCTGGAATTGGACTCAATTCCGGTTACTACTCGAAAATTCCCCTACGTGGCCTTTAAACCAAACCGGGAAATCGGCAACAATGTACTTCGGATAGAAAAACTGAACTATACGGCTCCCGATGGAACGGTGCTTCTTAAAAACTTTTCGCTGACGGTGCACCGGGAAGATAAGATCGCCTTTGTAGGGCTCCAGCATCAGGCAAAAACGGCCCTTTTTGATATTCTGGCGGGGGAACTTGTCCCTCAATCGGGGGACATCGCCTGGGGACAAACGGTGAGTTTTTCCTACTTTCCCCGGGAACATGGGCGCTATTTTGACACGGACCTTTCCATCACCGATTGGCTTAAACAGTTTTCCCCGGACCAGGACGAAACCTATGTCCGTAGTTTCTTGGGAAGGATGCTCTTTTCTGGGGATGAGGCACTAAAACCTGTCCGGGTACTTTCTGGGGGAGAAAAGGTCCGCTGTCTCTTAGCCAGGATGATGCTTTCCGGGGCGAACGTTCTTATCCTTGACGAGCCTACCAATCATCTGGATCTTGAGGCCATCACATCCCTCAACGAAGGGCTCGTGGATTTCCAGGGGGTTCTCCTGTTCAACACCCACGATCACGAGTTCATCACCTCCATTGCAAACCGGATTATAGAGCTTCTCCCCGATGGAACCTATATCGATCGGATGATGAACTTTGAAGACTACCTTAAGGACGAACAGGTAAAGGAACTGCGGGCCGCCGCCTATCATCACCGGGAGCGGCTTCAGATTTAA
- a CDS encoding DEAD/DEAH box helicase: MEFTEFSLHPDLQRGIAETGYVTCMPVQEEVLKNAFGGHDLYVQSQTGTGKTAAYLIVIFQRLMTEPLVAGKKALIMVPTRELAVQVEEEAKSIGRYLPIKMGSFFGGVGYGKQYQMLRDSVQIIIGTPGRILDLVDSRHMNLSDVAFLVLDEADRMFDMGFYPDLRRLNKVLPPTERRQTMLFSATLNLWVKNLAWEYTQDPVEIQIEPEQVTLDTIEQKLYHVSSDDKMKLLLWILKERNPESVIIFCNTKRLAEVVAKRLRINGYDCEFIIGDLPQTKRLQIINDIKSGKLRYLVATDVAARGLDIDNLAMVINYELPQDAENYVHRIGRTARAGRQGVAISLVGESDAYELPAIEKYLHNRIPAEMASEEMFIPDASEGQYIPVDTYDESPDRDQRRHRPLRRREKGDSRRGPRKESAGTKTKRNRTNEEGPSLAKLAVDAAVGRTPDHQGASAGGASGKKRTSGTPQGKRERSPQRTAKTASLSAKSSARPGKKPQENRRPDLSTMTFEERMAFYRQKYGPKGKVAPLPPENRGKGRLEQATPSPAQGSTPEKTKQKGGFISRLIAFFKGER; encoded by the coding sequence ATGGAATTTACAGAATTTTCACTGCACCCCGACCTCCAACGGGGAATCGCGGAAACCGGGTATGTTACCTGCATGCCTGTTCAGGAAGAGGTGCTCAAAAACGCCTTTGGAGGACACGATTTATACGTACAATCCCAGACAGGTACTGGGAAAACCGCGGCCTATCTTATCGTTATTTTTCAACGGCTCATGACAGAGCCCCTGGTGGCAGGTAAAAAAGCCCTTATCATGGTTCCCACCCGGGAACTGGCAGTTCAGGTAGAAGAAGAAGCCAAAAGTATTGGTCGCTACTTACCCATTAAGATGGGAAGCTTCTTTGGGGGTGTGGGCTACGGCAAGCAGTACCAGATGTTGCGAGATTCGGTACAGATCATCATTGGAACTCCCGGCCGAATTCTAGACCTGGTAGACTCCCGCCATATGAATCTGAGCGATGTGGCCTTCCTCGTCCTGGACGAGGCGGACCGCATGTTCGACATGGGCTTTTACCCCGACCTCCGCCGCCTGAATAAGGTGCTTCCCCCTACGGAACGACGCCAGACCATGCTGTTCAGCGCTACCCTTAACCTGTGGGTAAAGAACCTCGCCTGGGAATACACCCAGGACCCCGTAGAAATCCAGATTGAACCGGAGCAGGTGACCCTCGATACTATTGAACAAAAGCTGTACCATGTAAGCAGCGATGACAAAATGAAGCTCCTCCTCTGGATTCTTAAAGAGCGGAATCCCGAGAGTGTGATTATCTTTTGCAACACCAAACGTCTTGCAGAGGTGGTAGCCAAGCGACTTCGGATTAATGGGTATGACTGTGAGTTTATTATTGGCGACCTGCCCCAGACAAAGCGGCTTCAGATTATCAACGATATAAAAAGCGGCAAACTGCGCTATTTAGTTGCCACCGACGTAGCGGCCCGCGGTCTTGATATCGATAACCTGGCCATGGTGATTAACTACGAACTTCCCCAGGACGCAGAGAACTACGTTCACCGCATTGGCCGTACTGCCCGGGCAGGGCGGCAGGGTGTGGCCATCAGCCTGGTGGGCGAATCGGATGCCTATGAGCTCCCGGCGATCGAAAAATACCTGCATAACCGGATTCCCGCCGAAATGGCCAGCGAAGAGATGTTTATCCCCGACGCCAGCGAAGGCCAGTACATCCCCGTGGACACCTATGATGAATCCCCTGACAGGGATCAGCGTCGCCATCGACCGTTACGACGCCGGGAAAAAGGCGATTCCCGTCGGGGGCCCCGGAAAGAATCGGCCGGGACAAAAACAAAAAGGAACAGAACGAACGAAGAAGGACCGTCTCTGGCAAAGCTCGCCGTAGATGCGGCAGTAGGAAGAACCCCGGATCACCAGGGGGCATCTGCCGGAGGAGCCTCCGGTAAGAAGAGAACATCGGGGACTCCCCAGGGGAAAAGGGAACGCTCTCCCCAGCGGACAGCTAAAACCGCCTCACTTTCTGCTAAGTCCTCTGCCAGGCCCGGGAAAAAACCACAGGAGAATCGGCGACCCGATCTCAGCACCATGACCTTTGAGGAACGGATGGCCTTTTATCGCCAGAAATATGGTCCCAAAGGGAAGGTGGCCCCTCTACCACCAGAGAATCGAGGGAAAGGCCGACTTGAACAGGCGACGCCCAGTCCTGCACAAGGGAGCACGCCGGAAAAAACAAAACAAAAGGGTGGCTTTATTTCCCGGCTCATTGCATTTTTTAAAGGAGAACGATAG
- a CDS encoding Hsp20/alpha crystallin family protein — MNTMVETKKNEPKKDKPIQPACSICEENGLVIVRLEMPGVDKEGIEVSVEKNELVIHGKPAETPVEGTYLIRERHSGEYHKRFIIDDTIDREKIEAVMTDGVLQLTLHTKESAKPRKIEIK, encoded by the coding sequence ATGAACACCATGGTAGAAACAAAGAAAAATGAACCCAAGAAGGATAAGCCCATTCAACCGGCCTGCAGCATCTGCGAAGAAAATGGGCTGGTCATTGTCCGTCTTGAAATGCCCGGCGTGGATAAAGAGGGCATTGAAGTAAGCGTTGAAAAGAACGAACTGGTGATCCACGGGAAACCCGCCGAAACACCCGTCGAAGGAACCTACCTGATCCGGGAACGCCATAGCGGAGAATACCACAAACGTTTTATCATCGATGACACCATCGATCGGGAAAAAATCGAAGCGGTCATGACCGACGGAGTACTGCAGCTTACCCTGCACACCAAAGAATCGGCCAAGCCGCGGAAAATTGAGATCAAGTAA
- a CDS encoding Hsp20/alpha crystallin family protein translates to MNLIPRRRNYELDPIEELEQLQQLMNRWFDSGWDNMGLLDRAVAPAMDLVETPDAYYLYVDLPGIDKKDISLTVENNVLTLEGEKKGKDEKKRFFRKETWEGSFRRTISLPNAADPEKVKAELKNGVLTVTIGKKEELKPRQIAVQVK, encoded by the coding sequence ATGAATCTGATACCTCGCCGACGAAACTATGAACTGGATCCTATCGAAGAGCTGGAACAACTCCAGCAACTGATGAACCGCTGGTTTGACAGCGGTTGGGACAACATGGGGCTGCTGGACCGGGCAGTAGCGCCGGCCATGGATCTTGTAGAAACACCCGACGCCTACTATCTGTATGTAGATCTTCCCGGTATCGATAAAAAGGACATTTCCCTTACCGTCGAAAACAACGTTCTTACCCTGGAAGGGGAAAAGAAAGGGAAGGATGAAAAGAAACGTTTCTTCCGCAAGGAAACCTGGGAAGGATCGTTCCGGAGAACTATTTCTCTTCCCAATGCGGCGGATCCTGAAAAGGTTAAGGCGGAGCTAAAGAACGGGGTGCTGACGGTCACCATCGGCAAAAAAGAAGAACTCAAGCCCCGCCAGATCGCCGTTCAGGTCAAATAA